From the genome of Thermogutta terrifontis, one region includes:
- the xerC gene encoding tyrosine recombinase XerC, protein MQSAIGQFLRYLAVEKNASANTIKSYREDLTALVEYLTDAYGGRCPSPDQVTTLDLRGYVAAMHEAGYAPGTIARRLASLRSFFRFGMRQGWVKENPAKPLRNPRKPRNLPHVLSTEDVQKLLEAPPASSPMGLRDRAILETLYSAGLRISELVGLNDSDVDLAAEIVRVRGKGRRERLAPLGSFAVRAIRRWLAVRKLHPSLRDQPDRPLFVNRFGQRLTTRSVARMLEKYLRQTGLDRRTTPHTLRHSFATHLLNAGADIRSVQELLGHKSLVTTQIYTHLTTANLKAVYEKAHPRAR, encoded by the coding sequence ATGCAGTCGGCCATCGGGCAGTTTTTGCGGTATCTCGCCGTCGAGAAGAACGCCTCGGCCAACACAATTAAGAGCTACCGCGAAGATCTCACGGCTCTCGTGGAATATCTCACAGACGCCTACGGCGGTCGGTGCCCCTCTCCTGATCAGGTCACGACTCTCGATCTGCGGGGTTATGTGGCTGCGATGCACGAGGCGGGCTACGCCCCAGGAACGATCGCCCGACGGCTCGCCAGTCTGCGGAGTTTTTTCCGCTTCGGAATGCGCCAGGGATGGGTGAAAGAGAACCCCGCCAAACCGCTCCGCAATCCCCGCAAGCCACGCAATCTGCCGCACGTCCTTTCCACTGAGGATGTGCAAAAACTCCTGGAGGCCCCGCCGGCATCCTCTCCCATGGGCTTGCGCGATCGGGCAATCCTGGAAACACTCTATTCGGCAGGGCTGCGCATCAGTGAACTCGTCGGTCTCAATGATAGCGACGTGGATCTGGCAGCAGAGATCGTGCGGGTTAGGGGCAAGGGGCGTCGCGAACGCCTCGCCCCGCTCGGTTCCTTCGCGGTAAGGGCGATACGCCGCTGGCTGGCCGTGAGAAAGCTCCATCCCAGTTTGCGTGACCAGCCTGATCGTCCGCTTTTTGTCAATCGGTTTGGTCAGCGGTTGACGACCCGAAGTGTCGCCCGAATGCTGGAAAAATATCTCCGTCAAACCGGCCTGGATCGCCGCACAACTCCCCACACGCTTCGCCACAGTTTCGCCACGCACCTCCTTAACGCGGGGGCAGATATCCGCAGCGTCCAGGAGTTGCTGGGACACAAAAGCCTCGTCACCACGCAGATTTACACGCACCTGACAACCGCCAACCTCAAGGCTGTGTACGAAAAAGCCCATCCCCGGGCAAGGTAA
- a CDS encoding MSCRAMM family protein, translating to MITRLFGNSRHPGRRSNTSRRYRRCHFEQMEPRTLLSASPIQLGMVYYEDATGTDESGDTFELTFQGGAPGTQLTRIVIDTDKLGDGLTIGDCFFDTDPGGIGAFGYGPFSVVSATGIDSYSVSVADGGTKLVLDFVGFDAGERFVFSIDVDEMGFLGPNAVAEGNEFEGSRLTAWFVAPHYYDATGEDMFIDAYDPKLVAAGLRLPSDSYSPPLAEPQPVRTAAAFISLIQTPLPVAISGRVFEDPNLDVVFNSGDRPLAGVVLQLWQKTEDTGEYVFTARTTTTDSDGFYRFDNLLPGTYRVVEQQPDGYLSVGAAAGAVNGTQRGTVQSADVISEITLLGGEESLGNNFAEVRPARLSGHVYHDINNNGLREEGETGIPGVTIVVIREADSFAPQQSWTVTTTADGSWAVAGLYPGTYRVEETQPADYIDGLDRAGSLGGEAQNPGDAITQIRVPAAGVGTDYDFGEILPASLSGWVYSDLNLNCQYDLGEPTLPGVTIELRLADGSLLATAVTDANGRYEFTGLLPGTYSLTETQPHGFFDGCDHAGTAGGQLVGPDTIAGIVLLSGTQGREYLFGEIAPVSLAGRVVSDENANDLIDAGDQPISGVTIELYTSEGQLVATTTTDADGRYRFENLFPGYYSVVEIQPDGYLDGADFVGTAGGELDGNDRIINVKLPPGVSGEEYNFAEIRPASISGYVFQDGPALTYVWGQPRPDPFQLRDGRRTPDDTPLAGVQIELRDAQGRPVLDASGKPLVTYTDANGFYQFTNLRPGVYTIREIQPAGYEDGPDTVGTLGGLAVNPGMDLGALPPLAFDPQYDAILLVPLGAGSEGKEYNFAEVLVTAIPPFLPPFTPPPSPLPPQPRSPIIPPESTPITLQISPVLPNQPTLPRFAGSAGTVEYTWHLSVINGGMPRHRDDGLRQVTIREASYFDPARWQGLPLDRGEWKILDLATGEVTTFGTLGTEAALPVVADFAGVGHVQLGVFFGGMFFIDLNGNGVWDEGDLWIKLGRDGDQPVAGDWDGDGKADVGVFGPAWLGDDRALRVEPGLPDAQNRLVALRPRNLPPTPAQAPDERRILKQGAAGPAREDLIDHVFMYGEPGDFAVVGDWNGDGIATIGVFRGGVWYLDMDGDGRWGEKDRIAFFGQAGDLPVVGDWIGDGITKLGVYRDGRFILDTDGDFRLTDVDKVFLLGGKGDRPFAGDFNGDGKAEVGVYHTRGPQESGSPPVSQGVRPRVAEPAPSAGD from the coding sequence ATGATCACACGTCTATTCGGGAACTCGCGCCATCCTGGTCGGCGATCGAACACCAGCCGGCGCTACCGTCGGTGCCATTTCGAGCAGATGGAGCCCCGCACGCTTTTGTCGGCTTCCCCGATCCAGTTGGGGATGGTGTATTACGAGGACGCCACTGGCACTGATGAGAGCGGTGACACATTTGAGCTCACATTCCAGGGTGGCGCCCCGGGCACTCAGCTTACCCGAATCGTCATTGACACCGACAAACTCGGTGACGGCCTGACGATCGGGGATTGTTTCTTCGATACAGACCCAGGTGGAATCGGGGCCTTCGGCTATGGTCCGTTCAGCGTCGTCTCCGCAACTGGGATCGATAGTTACTCGGTGTCCGTCGCCGATGGTGGGACAAAACTTGTTCTGGACTTCGTCGGCTTTGACGCCGGAGAACGATTTGTCTTCAGCATTGACGTCGATGAGATGGGCTTTCTGGGGCCCAACGCCGTGGCCGAGGGAAATGAATTTGAAGGTTCCCGGCTCACCGCCTGGTTCGTCGCGCCGCATTATTACGACGCGACCGGCGAGGATATGTTCATTGATGCCTATGACCCAAAACTTGTAGCTGCGGGATTGCGCCTACCTTCGGATAGTTACAGTCCTCCGCTGGCGGAACCTCAACCCGTCCGCACAGCCGCGGCGTTTATCAGCCTCATCCAGACCCCGCTTCCCGTGGCCATCAGCGGACGCGTTTTTGAAGATCCCAATCTGGATGTGGTTTTCAACTCGGGCGATCGGCCGCTCGCCGGTGTGGTCCTCCAGCTCTGGCAAAAGACAGAGGACACGGGAGAGTATGTTTTCACCGCTCGCACAACAACCACCGACAGCGACGGCTTCTACCGCTTTGACAATTTGTTGCCGGGCACCTACCGCGTGGTTGAGCAACAGCCGGATGGCTATCTCAGCGTGGGCGCGGCGGCAGGAGCGGTCAACGGCACCCAGCGCGGCACCGTCCAATCCGCGGATGTCATATCAGAAATCACGCTTCTCGGTGGTGAAGAGAGCCTTGGCAACAATTTCGCGGAGGTCCGACCGGCCCGTCTTTCCGGTCACGTGTATCACGACATCAACAATAATGGTCTGCGAGAGGAGGGGGAAACCGGGATCCCAGGCGTCACGATTGTCGTCATTCGAGAGGCTGATAGCTTTGCACCCCAGCAGTCCTGGACGGTGACCACCACCGCGGACGGAAGCTGGGCCGTCGCCGGACTCTATCCCGGTACTTATCGCGTGGAAGAAACACAACCTGCTGATTACATCGACGGTCTCGATCGCGCCGGATCGCTGGGCGGAGAAGCGCAGAACCCCGGTGATGCGATCACTCAGATCCGCGTGCCGGCGGCTGGAGTCGGCACAGACTATGATTTCGGCGAAATCCTGCCGGCATCGCTGTCCGGATGGGTCTATTCCGACCTCAACCTCAACTGCCAGTATGATCTCGGAGAACCCACGCTCCCCGGCGTGACGATCGAACTTCGTCTGGCAGACGGGAGTTTGCTCGCCACGGCCGTCACGGATGCCAACGGCCGATATGAGTTTACCGGTCTTCTGCCGGGAACTTACAGCCTGACGGAAACACAACCCCACGGCTTTTTCGACGGTTGCGACCACGCGGGAACGGCCGGGGGGCAACTTGTCGGCCCTGACACAATTGCCGGAATTGTACTGCTATCGGGAACGCAGGGGCGGGAGTATCTCTTTGGCGAAATCGCCCCGGTGAGCCTCGCGGGCCGGGTCGTCTCGGATGAGAACGCGAACGATCTCATCGACGCCGGCGATCAACCCATCTCCGGCGTGACCATCGAACTTTACACGTCTGAGGGTCAGCTCGTGGCCACAACCACCACCGATGCCGACGGGCGATACCGATTCGAGAATCTCTTTCCCGGTTATTATTCAGTGGTCGAGATCCAGCCGGACGGCTACCTTGACGGCGCTGACTTTGTGGGGACGGCGGGTGGCGAATTGGATGGTAACGACCGCATTATCAACGTGAAGCTGCCTCCCGGGGTGTCCGGGGAAGAATACAACTTCGCCGAAATCCGCCCGGCCAGCATCAGCGGCTATGTCTTTCAGGATGGCCCCGCCCTAACATACGTTTGGGGGCAACCGCGTCCCGACCCATTCCAGCTCCGGGATGGCCGCCGCACGCCCGATGATACGCCGCTGGCCGGTGTTCAAATCGAGCTGCGTGATGCCCAGGGACGACCGGTGCTGGATGCCTCGGGCAAGCCGCTCGTGACCTACACGGACGCCAACGGGTTTTATCAGTTCACCAACCTTCGGCCGGGGGTTTACACGATCCGAGAAATCCAACCGGCAGGATACGAAGATGGCCCGGACACGGTGGGAACTCTTGGCGGACTGGCGGTCAATCCCGGAATGGATCTTGGCGCTCTTCCGCCGCTCGCGTTTGATCCCCAGTATGACGCGATTCTTTTGGTTCCACTGGGAGCCGGGAGCGAGGGAAAAGAGTACAACTTTGCCGAGGTGCTCGTGACGGCGATCCCGCCTTTCCTTCCCCCATTCACCCCACCGCCGTCACCGCTGCCTCCCCAACCGCGGTCCCCGATCATTCCGCCGGAGAGCACACCCATCACCCTGCAGATTTCTCCCGTATTGCCAAACCAGCCCACTCTTCCCCGTTTTGCCGGAAGTGCGGGAACGGTGGAATACACCTGGCATTTGAGCGTCATCAACGGGGGAATGCCGCGACACCGCGACGACGGCCTGCGGCAGGTGACCATTCGGGAAGCGAGTTACTTCGACCCTGCGCGATGGCAAGGTCTGCCGCTCGATCGCGGCGAATGGAAAATCCTTGATCTTGCTACGGGAGAGGTGACAACTTTTGGCACGTTGGGCACCGAGGCGGCACTCCCTGTTGTCGCCGATTTTGCTGGAGTGGGGCATGTCCAGCTCGGCGTGTTCTTTGGCGGAATGTTTTTTATCGACCTGAATGGTAACGGCGTCTGGGACGAAGGCGACCTGTGGATCAAGCTGGGTAGGGACGGCGATCAGCCCGTCGCCGGTGACTGGGATGGCGACGGCAAGGCCGACGTGGGTGTGTTCGGACCAGCGTGGCTGGGCGATGATCGGGCTCTGCGGGTCGAGCCGGGGCTTCCCGACGCCCAAAATCGGCTCGTGGCGCTGCGTCCCAGAAATCTGCCTCCCACTCCGGCCCAGGCCCCTGACGAACGGCGGATCCTCAAGCAGGGAGCCGCCGGCCCCGCCCGCGAAGACCTCATCGACCATGTCTTCATGTACGGTGAGCCTGGGGACTTCGCCGTCGTCGGCGACTGGAATGGAGACGGGATTGCCACCATTGGCGTCTTCCGCGGGGGTGTGTGGTATCTCGATATGGATGGCGACGGACGCTGGGGCGAGAAAGACCGCATTGCGTTCTTCGGCCAGGCCGGTGATCTCCCCGTCGTTGGTGACTGGATCGGCGATGGCATCACCAAACTCGGTGTGTATCGCGACGGCCGCTTCATCCTGGATACCGACGGGGACTTCCGCCTCACAGACGTGGACAAGGTGTTCCTGCTGGGCGGAAAAGGCGATCGGCCATTCGCGGGAGATTTCAATGGAGACGGCAAGGCCGAGGTGGGCGTCTATCACACTCGCGGACCCCAGGAAAGCGGTTCTCCGCCGGTATCCCAGGGGGTACGGCCCCGAGTCGCAGAACCGGCCCCCAGTGCCGGAGACTGA
- a CDS encoding menaquinone biosynthesis family protein, which yields MATEIITIRVGHSPDPDDAFMFYALAAERIPTGRYRFVHELVDIETLNQRALRGELELTALSFHAYAKVRDRYILCRCGASMGDGYGPLVVARRSLSRDELRRGPIAVPGRWTSAFLALRLYLGDDFPFVLVPFDEIPRVVAEGRFGDQPVLAGLLIHEGQLTFAREGLVKLVDLGEWWTTETGLPLPLGGNAIRRDLGLEVQRDIHRLLRQSIDYALAHRDEALAHAMRYARDLDHSLADQFVGMYVNRWTQELGPQGIEAVRLFLRRGFEVRALPELIEPEFIREA from the coding sequence ATGGCCACAGAGATAATCACCATTCGGGTGGGACACAGTCCCGATCCTGACGATGCGTTCATGTTCTACGCCCTGGCCGCAGAGAGAATTCCCACCGGGCGTTATCGATTTGTTCATGAGTTAGTCGATATTGAGACGCTTAATCAGCGGGCGCTGCGGGGCGAGCTCGAATTGACTGCTCTCAGCTTCCATGCTTATGCGAAGGTACGGGATCGCTACATCCTGTGCCGATGCGGTGCCAGCATGGGTGATGGCTACGGCCCGCTGGTGGTGGCTCGGCGGTCACTGAGCCGGGACGAGTTGCGGCGAGGTCCGATCGCGGTGCCCGGCCGGTGGACGAGCGCCTTTCTGGCTCTCCGGCTGTATCTTGGGGACGATTTCCCCTTTGTGCTCGTGCCGTTCGATGAAATTCCCCGCGTGGTGGCAGAGGGCCGTTTTGGCGATCAGCCCGTTCTGGCGGGACTTCTCATCCACGAAGGGCAACTGACCTTTGCCAGGGAGGGACTTGTCAAGCTGGTGGATTTGGGGGAGTGGTGGACCACGGAAACCGGACTACCGTTGCCCCTGGGCGGGAATGCCATCCGGCGGGATCTCGGGCTGGAGGTGCAGCGGGACATCCACCGGTTGCTGCGGCAGAGCATCGATTATGCGCTGGCCCACCGTGACGAGGCCCTGGCCCATGCGATGCGGTATGCGCGGGACCTCGATCATTCGCTCGCGGATCAATTCGTGGGCATGTACGTGAATCGGTGGACCCAGGAGCTCGGGCCCCAGGGAATAGAGGCGGTTCGTCTCTTTTTACGAAGGGGATTCGAAGTGCGGGCTCTTCCCGAACTGATCGAGCCGGAATTTATCCGCGAGGCCTGA
- a CDS encoding cold-shock protein encodes MAEGVIKKLVVDRGFGFIQTTGSGRKSDVFFHFSAVEGARFEDLHEGQSVEYDLSSEAPNPGRGKGPRAISVRPK; translated from the coding sequence ATGGCCGAGGGTGTTATTAAGAAGTTGGTTGTGGACCGCGGTTTTGGCTTCATCCAAACCACCGGTTCCGGGCGCAAGTCGGATGTCTTCTTCCACTTCTCCGCAGTGGAGGGAGCGCGTTTCGAGGACCTTCACGAAGGTCAGAGCGTCGAGTACGATCTGAGCTCTGAAGCGCCGAATCCGGGCCGTGGCAAAGGCCCACGCGCGATTTCCGTTCGCCCCAAGTGA
- the fliD gene encoding flagellar filament capping protein FliD, whose amino-acid sequence MGRIQSNVGLITGVPIGDTVDKLMQIESRPRDNLQEVNKKIDKERAAITELSALLMAVQYPVKNLGKVAVFDKRTATSSNDAALGVRVTGSPTLGSYIFTPLRTVQPEQWLSKGVREQTEPLGAGTLSFRFGPGVDRSLDLDLLRGGQGFQRGLIRITDRSGASAEIDLTTVQTLDDVINAINSNTRINVRAEVVGDHIRLTDLTGASVANLRVQDIGGGQAAASLGLAGIDTASSVADGQDIVWLSSDTLLSELNDGLGISASSTLPDISFQLRDGTTGVIDFDPLPPSGQSRQTERTLGDIVNTINNAAPGKLQAEISADGKRLVLRDLTSGSGQFTLSALYGSQALKELGLDVAANGDTITGRRLIGSLKSPALSQLNGGQGLGDLGTIQITDRAGNQATVDLSAAETLEDVIRAINAAGIGVRAAVNGARNGLVIEDISGGTGNLKIETLDSSQTAEKLNIAVDDAVSVKNSGDLHLRVISVNTKLSELNGGRGVTLGRFTVTDSKGVTTTVDLAAIGAQTIGDVLAAINRGAANVNATINATGDGILIRDLANGTGTLVVNDLNGTAAADLGILKQSTLQDFSGQSAYAIDGSLTYKVTLEANDSLQTLRDKINALNAGVRATIVYDGSNRPYRLSLVSERGGHLAQMIVDQGSLDLGLTRFAEARDAQLAIGQAGTPGAVVLSSSSNKFSNVVPGLELEVKQSSSTPVSVQVTTTDTDLVASVQAFVDNYNKFWKRYQELTKYDTTTQKGEILAQDPTAIRLGSEISYILSSRFPGAGSIQSLAEIGVSIKDDGALDFDSSKLKQKFADDPDAVKKFFTDKTFGFAAKFDKLAESLVGQDVSLMAQRFIALTRKYEENQQRIEWWNAKLDRRKEQLLLYFYRLESAIAKIKGNIDIVSQIQPIPMYFASGGRNNR is encoded by the coding sequence ATGGGTCGGATTCAATCCAACGTCGGACTTATCACCGGTGTCCCCATCGGCGACACCGTGGATAAGCTTATGCAGATTGAGTCCCGACCCCGCGACAATCTCCAGGAGGTCAATAAGAAGATTGATAAAGAACGGGCGGCCATCACGGAGCTCTCCGCGCTTTTGATGGCCGTCCAGTATCCCGTCAAGAATCTGGGCAAGGTGGCAGTTTTCGACAAGCGGACAGCCACCAGCAGCAACGACGCTGCTTTGGGGGTTCGGGTCACCGGCTCACCGACCCTGGGGTCCTACATCTTCACGCCGCTGCGAACGGTTCAGCCAGAACAGTGGCTGAGCAAAGGGGTCCGTGAGCAGACCGAGCCACTGGGAGCGGGAACGCTCTCATTTCGATTTGGCCCGGGGGTGGATCGATCGCTCGATCTCGACCTTTTGCGGGGTGGACAGGGGTTTCAGCGCGGCCTGATCCGCATCACAGACCGCAGCGGGGCCTCCGCGGAGATTGATCTCACCACGGTCCAGACTCTCGACGACGTCATCAACGCGATCAACAGCAACACGCGGATCAACGTGCGGGCGGAAGTCGTCGGCGATCACATCCGTCTCACCGATCTCACCGGTGCCAGTGTGGCGAATCTCCGCGTCCAGGACATCGGCGGTGGACAGGCCGCCGCGTCGCTGGGTTTGGCGGGGATCGACACGGCCTCCAGTGTCGCCGACGGGCAGGACATTGTGTGGCTCTCCTCGGACACGCTCCTGAGCGAATTGAACGATGGGCTGGGGATCTCCGCGAGTTCCACGCTTCCCGATATTTCCTTCCAGCTTCGTGACGGGACAACCGGGGTCATTGATTTCGACCCGTTGCCACCCAGTGGCCAAAGCCGGCAGACAGAGCGGACGCTGGGAGATATTGTCAACACGATCAATAATGCAGCGCCAGGGAAGCTTCAGGCCGAGATTTCTGCAGATGGTAAACGCCTTGTCCTGCGGGATCTGACGAGCGGATCGGGACAATTCACCCTTTCCGCACTTTACGGTTCCCAGGCGTTGAAGGAGCTCGGCCTGGATGTCGCGGCCAACGGTGACACGATCACCGGGCGTCGCTTGATCGGGAGTCTGAAGTCCCCGGCGCTTTCCCAGCTCAATGGAGGGCAGGGATTGGGTGATTTGGGGACGATTCAGATCACGGATCGCGCGGGCAATCAGGCGACGGTGGACCTTTCTGCGGCAGAAACCCTGGAAGATGTCATTCGCGCTATCAACGCGGCAGGGATCGGAGTGCGAGCTGCCGTCAATGGGGCACGAAATGGTCTGGTCATCGAAGATATCTCGGGTGGGACCGGCAATCTCAAAATCGAGACTCTGGACAGCTCGCAGACCGCCGAAAAACTCAACATCGCCGTGGATGATGCGGTCAGTGTCAAGAATAGCGGGGATCTTCACCTGCGGGTAATCTCGGTCAATACCAAGCTGAGTGAATTAAACGGGGGTCGGGGGGTGACGCTCGGCCGGTTTACCGTCACGGATAGCAAGGGCGTGACTACCACCGTGGACCTCGCCGCGATCGGGGCACAAACGATTGGGGATGTGCTGGCGGCCATCAATCGAGGGGCGGCCAACGTCAACGCCACCATCAACGCCACAGGGGATGGGATCCTCATTCGCGACCTGGCCAATGGGACCGGCACATTGGTGGTCAATGATCTGAACGGGACAGCCGCCGCCGACCTGGGGATCCTCAAACAGAGCACGCTTCAGGACTTTTCGGGGCAGAGCGCGTACGCCATTGACGGCTCCCTGACCTACAAAGTGACGCTGGAAGCCAACGATTCCCTGCAAACCTTGCGGGACAAGATCAACGCACTCAACGCGGGTGTGCGGGCCACGATCGTTTACGACGGTTCCAATCGACCCTACCGATTGTCTCTGGTGAGCGAGCGCGGAGGACACCTCGCGCAGATGATCGTGGACCAGGGGTCGTTGGATTTGGGGCTGACACGCTTTGCCGAGGCCCGCGATGCGCAACTGGCCATCGGACAGGCGGGAACCCCGGGAGCGGTCGTCCTTTCTTCTTCCAGCAACAAATTCTCAAATGTGGTTCCCGGACTGGAACTGGAGGTGAAGCAATCCTCCTCCACGCCGGTGAGTGTCCAGGTGACGACCACGGACACCGACCTGGTGGCGAGCGTGCAGGCCTTCGTCGATAACTACAACAAGTTCTGGAAGCGGTATCAGGAGCTGACGAAATACGACACAACCACGCAGAAGGGCGAAATTCTGGCGCAGGATCCGACGGCCATCCGATTGGGCAGCGAAATTTCGTACATCCTGAGTTCGCGGTTTCCGGGTGCGGGAAGTATCCAGTCCCTGGCGGAAATTGGGGTGAGCATCAAGGACGATGGCGCGCTCGACTTTGATAGCTCCAAACTCAAACAAAAGTTTGCCGACGACCCCGACGCCGTGAAGAAGTTTTTCACCGACAAAACTTTTGGTTTCGCGGCAAAGTTTGACAAGCTCGCCGAAAGTTTAGTGGGGCAAGATGTATCGCTCATGGCGCAACGATTCATCGCCCTCACTCGAAAGTACGAAGAGAACCAACAGCGGATCGAATGGTGGAACGCCAAACTCGACCGAAGAAAAGAGCAGTTGCTGCTCTATTTTTACCGGTTGGAGTCCGCCATCGCCAAGATTAAGGGCAACATTGATATTGTTTCGCAAATTCAGCCCATCCCCATGTATTTCGCCAGTGGCGGCCGAAACAATCGATAA
- the fliS gene encoding flagellar export chaperone FliS, translated as MSASFGESYREADILTAPPQRLHLMLIEGAIRFIERARHLWRENQFDAGFESLLRAQEIVAEILSGIKTDSGFPIARRVAALYTFVYRCLVEAGLKREEKPLEDALRVLAIQRETWQELCQRLAAASETRENVQFSSQQETPAGAGFDSENAPPSRSQPAAPHSLRGLTEPPGSEYAGEYASGFSWEA; from the coding sequence ATGTCGGCATCCTTTGGAGAGAGTTACCGCGAAGCGGATATTCTGACGGCCCCACCTCAGCGACTCCATCTCATGCTGATCGAGGGCGCGATTCGTTTCATCGAACGTGCCCGACATCTCTGGCGGGAAAACCAGTTTGATGCCGGGTTTGAATCGCTCCTGCGTGCACAGGAAATCGTCGCGGAGATTCTCTCCGGCATCAAGACGGACAGCGGTTTCCCGATCGCTCGACGTGTGGCGGCCCTGTATACGTTCGTTTATCGGTGTCTTGTCGAAGCTGGACTGAAGAGGGAAGAGAAGCCGCTGGAGGATGCTCTCCGCGTGCTGGCCATCCAGCGGGAAACCTGGCAGGAACTCTGCCAGCGACTGGCGGCTGCTTCCGAGACACGGGAGAACGTGCAGTTTTCTTCCCAGCAGGAGACGCCTGCGGGGGCGGGCTTCGATTCGGAGAACGCTCCACCTTCCCGCAGTCAGCCGGCCGCCCCACATTCGCTCCGTGGCTTGACAGAGCCTCCCGGTTCCGAGTATGCCGGGGAATATGCCTCGGGCTTTTCCTGGGAAGCCTGA
- a CDS encoding tetratricopeptide repeat protein — MPALKGLWKKIAAVLRPAPPAAPPVDPAQQQAEKLIAEGMELLEAGNSEEALARFHQAVRAAPKCARAYYARGLAYYTRGQYQWAIADLTTAIRLNPQMAEAYCTRGLACTAKGDYDWAIADFNEALRLNPNLAEAYNGRGVAYFGKKMYDPAIADLTVAIQLNPNDANAYFNRGFAYALKEDFHNALADYTRAIELDPRHYRAYNNRGTIYQAFRQLDKALADFDQAIRLKPDLADAYNNRALVYQMLGEEEKARSDFEMAYKLGFRRETG; from the coding sequence ATGCCTGCGTTGAAAGGTCTGTGGAAGAAAATTGCGGCCGTCTTGAGACCTGCACCGCCGGCGGCTCCGCCGGTGGATCCCGCCCAACAGCAGGCGGAAAAGCTGATTGCTGAGGGGATGGAGCTTCTGGAAGCGGGAAATTCAGAAGAGGCTCTGGCGCGATTCCACCAGGCGGTTCGCGCGGCACCTAAGTGTGCCCGGGCGTATTATGCACGGGGACTGGCCTACTATACCCGGGGGCAGTACCAGTGGGCCATCGCCGATCTCACCACGGCCATCCGCCTCAATCCCCAGATGGCGGAGGCTTACTGCACACGTGGTCTCGCCTGCACAGCCAAGGGCGACTACGATTGGGCGATTGCCGACTTCAATGAGGCCCTGCGACTCAACCCCAACCTTGCCGAAGCGTATAACGGTCGCGGTGTCGCCTACTTCGGAAAGAAAATGTACGACCCGGCCATTGCCGATTTAACGGTGGCCATCCAGCTCAATCCCAACGACGCCAACGCCTATTTTAATCGCGGTTTCGCCTACGCACTCAAAGAGGATTTTCACAACGCTCTGGCGGACTACACGCGGGCGATAGAACTCGATCCCCGGCACTATCGGGCCTACAACAATCGCGGCACGATCTATCAGGCCTTCCGACAACTTGACAAGGCGCTGGCCGACTTCGACCAGGCTATTCGCTTGAAGCCCGACCTGGCAGACGCTTACAACAATCGGGCACTCGTCTATCAGATGCTGGGCGAAGAAGAGAAAGCCCGCTCCGACTTTGAAATGGCGTACAAACTGGGCTTTCGCCGGGAAACGGGTTGA